The Legionella spiritensis DNA segment CGGTCACCAACATCACGTCCGGGGAAGACAAACGCTATGAAATCGCCAAAAAAGGCGTGATCGCCTTTGTGGATAACATGATTGAAAATCAGCGGACCGATGAAAAGGTCACCTCATCGCTGGTGGACGACATGATCCGCCAAATTGATCAAAAAATTTCCGAACAGATCGATGAAATACTTCATCACGAGGATTTTCAAAAACTGGAATCGGCATGGCGCAGCCTGAAATATCTGGTTGACCAGACAAATTATCGTGAAAACAGCCGGGTTGATTTTATCCATGTCAGCAAAACGGAGCTAATCGATGACTTTGAGGATGCGCCGGACATTACCAAATCGGCCTTGTACAAAATAGCCTATACCAGCGAATATGGGCAATTTGGCGGCAAACCCTACACCTCCATCATCGGCAATTACTATTTCGGCCCCAACCATCGGGATATGGATCTGCTGAAACATATCGCGAGTGTGAGCGCCATGGCGCATGCGCCTTTTCTCAGTGCTGCAAGCCCCGAGTTTTTTAATCTCAAAAACATCACCGGCCTGCCCAGTCTCAACGATATCGAAGCCATCTTTGAAAACCCGTATTACGCCAAGTGGAATTCGCTGCGCGAGTCGGAGGACGCCCGCTATATCGGTTTGACGCTGCCTCGCTTCATGTTGCGTATCCCATATGGCCCGGATACAAGAATCGTGAAGAAATTTAACTACAATGAAAATACGTCCGGCAACCATGAAAATTATTTATGGGGTAACAGCGCGTTCGCGTTTGCCGGATGTCTGGCGGAAAGTTTCGCCAAATACCGCTGGTGCGTCAATATCATAGGCCCTCAGGGCGGAGGAACCGTAGAGGATTTGCCCTGCCATTTCTATGAGGCACTGGAGGGGATCCAAACCAAAATACCAACGGAAGTCTTAATTTCCGAACGCCGTGAGTACGAACTGGCCAATCAGGGATTTATTCCTCTGACCATGCGAAAGGACAGCGACAACGCGGTTTTCTTTTCAGCCAACTCCATTCAAAAACCCAAAACCTTTACCGATACTGAAAAAAACAAGGAAGCCGAGTTAAACTACAAACTTGGCACGCAATTTCCCTATATCTTTATCATCGCCCGCCTGGCCCATTATCTCAAAGTCATGCAACGCGAGAAAATCGGGATGCATAAGGAAAGAATGGATATTGAGCGGGAATTAAACGAATGGATCAGCGGTTATGTCGTGGATATGGAAAACCCCGTTTCCGAAGTGAGGGCAAAAAAACCGCTTCGTGACGCGAAAGTGGTTGTTGAAAGCGTACCCGGAGAACCCGGCTGGTATAAATCAACACTCACCGTAAGACCCCACTTTAAATACATGGGCGCTTATTTTACACTGCAATTGGTTGGCAGTCTGGAAAAAGGAGAATAATAAATGGCCAAGGACATTAATGACAATTTCGGAACGACACCGACATTGCCTGATAAAGACATCGTTAAAAGCCAATACAAATGCATGGCTCAGATCACGACCGAGGCGTCCGGTAAAATAAATGGCGACAGTCAGGTTGTCGGTTATGAAACCTGGGTGGAACTGGTCAACTATGAACAGCGAATGTCTCGCGACTTCGATGCGCAAAACACCTTGATCGGCACACCGAAATGCGAATATTTCCGCCTGACCACCTTGTGGACATCCGGTGGCATGGTTCCTCTGGTGCAAAGTCTTTTTACCGGCGAAAAAGTGGTGATGGCGGAAATCCATTGCCTGAAAGCCATGGCCGGTAAAATTGAACCCGCCTTGCAGATTACCCTGGAAAACGCTATCGTTCTGGATAATTACATTCTGTACTCTCACGTAGCAGGACCACTACTTTGCATGGACATCAGACCTAAAATCTATCGCGTGCTCGACAACACCAAAAAACAGGAATTCGCTTATGATTTAACCAAGCTTATGAAAGTTGGTTAACGATGAGGAAAGAGCGATTACTAGAACGGGTTCGTTACTGGAGCAGTCATAACGAACCCCACAATAAAGCTGAAGCCACGACAAGCCTCAGGGAATCCATTCGCAGCCATCTCGAAAACATACTCACTACCCGACAGGGCAACGCATTAATCGACGAACAATATGGTTTTTCACAAAAAGCGGAGTTATTCGAGGAATTCGTGATGGCGAATCAAGACGAATTGATTGCCGCATTAACGGAAACGGTTCTTTACTATGAGCCAAGAATCAGTAAACTTGACATAACCAACGTCGAAATCAACCCGTATAGTCAACAGATTTGTTGCAAAATGACCGGCCAGTTAAACGCGTCTTATGAAGAAGACGGCTTTAGCTTCACAACCATCATATCCACACACGGAAAAGTGACCGTACGGTTATAACAAGTCATCGCAGGGAGTGACATGATCAAAGATTACTATCAGCGGGAACTAAAAAAAATAAAACAGCTGTCCAAGGAGTTTTCGCTCAATAATCCGACCCTGGCACCCCTGCTGAGAGAACAGAACAATGATCCCGATGTGGAGAGGCTGCTGGAGGGGGTTGCCTATTTAACCAGTCAGATTCAATTAAAAATGGACAGGCAGTTGCCGGATCTGATTGACGAATTGACGGAATTGTTTTTCCCCCAGTATTTAAGACCGATACCCGGCAGCGCGATTTTGCAGTTTATCCCCAAAAAGAAACTGGCCGACCGTCTTTTAATAAAACAGAATACGGAAATCGCTTCCATTCCCATTGACGGCACATCCTGTGTATTCAGAACAGCGAACGATATCATCGTGGAACCGGTCACCATCAACACGATCCGCTATACTGAAACACCCCAGGGCAACGCGTCCATTGATATTGTCTGTGATTTATGCGGCATCAGCCTTGACAACTGGTCGAGCAACTCCTTGAAATTTTTTATTAATCAACCGTTTAATCAGGCATGTGACACCTATTATCTGCTTTTACACCATCTGAAAGAGATTGTTGTGAGTGCGGAATCATCGCCTCCGCTAACCCTGCCGCCCAACATGCTGCAACCGTGCGGCTTTAAGGATACCGATACCTTGTATCCGGCCAAACATACGAGTAATCCGGCCTATCAGCTCATTCAGGAATATCTGAATCAGCCGAAAAAATTTTTATTTCTCGAATTAACCGGCCTCAAGCAATGGATCCATCGCAGTAACACGCAACAATTCACCATTTCACTGATTATTAATCAGGTTCCGTCCTGGTTCAGTGACATACAGGCTCAAGATTTTGTTTTGCATGCCGTTCCGATATTAAATATTTTCAAACACGACGCCGAGCCGATTTACCTGAACCATAAAAAATTCGAATACCCCATTATCCCAAGCGGAAATAACCCGAATATTACGATTTACGAAATAAAAAAAATCACCGGATACCGGCAATACGCCAAACAGCAAATTGATTACGTCCATGCCCTTGATTTTGACAAGCACAGGAAGAAAAATCAGTATTACACGCTGCATAGCCGCCCCAGCGCCGTAAAAGACAATAAAGAATGGATGCTCGGTTTCATTTATGATTTTAACGATGAAATTCCCTCGGATGAAACCATATCCGTTGATCTACTCTGCTCCAACGGCAATCTGGCCAGCCTGCTCGATATTGGCGACATTTCAAGGATTACGGACAGCTCTCCTGAAAACGTCACGTTCAGCAACATTACCGTTCCGACCAGTTACATCGAACCGGCGTTTGACGACAATCGAATCTGGCATTTCCAGTCCCTGTTGTCGCTAAATTTCTTAAAGTTAATGAACAAGGATAATTTAATTAAAATTATCACCCTCTTTCTTCATGAACAAGGCGAAAACCGCCGGATCAATGTGAGCCGCTTGCAGGGCATCGTCAGCATCAAGCCGCAAAGCACGCGACGACTTTATAGGCGATCGATGATCGTCGGCACAAAAATCAGCATGGTTTGTGATCCGGAATATTACGGCAGTCCGGGAGACATGTATTTATTCGGGTGCATCTTAAACGAATTTTTCGCGATCAACGCCCCGTTTAACACGTTTACTCATTTTGAAATGATTAATGTCAAAACAAAAGAGATTTGGGAATGGACACCACGATTGAGCAATCCAGACAACATTTAATTAATGAACTGATTGAAAAATCAAGTCAATTTAATTTTTATCAGGTGGTTCGTCTCATCCGGCATCTTATCGCCCAAAACAGGGAATCGCTGACATTTCGCTCTCCCGCCAATATGGCTCACCCGGCTGCGGACATTGAGCAGATTCAATTCGACCAGAATACGTTTAAACTGGATGCCACATTTCTAAGTTTAACCACGGCAAGTTCCCCCTTGCCGGATTTTTATACCGAATCCATTTTACAGGATCTGCAAAACGACAGTACCGCCGTACAGGAATTGATGGACATCATTCATCAACGCCTGTACCAGTTGTTATTTGAAAGCTGGACCAACCATTCCTTCTTGCTCCAGATCAACGAATATAACAATGCCACTGCCATAGACGCGCTGTACAGTTTTATGGGGCTTGCCGACCATGATATCCGCCACAGCTTCGCCTCGGCAGACAGCCTGCTTAAATTCATCTGCTATCTGTCCTCCAGCCATAAATCCATACGGGCGCTCAGCAGTCTGCTCAGCAAGTATTTCAAAACCACCTTTACCGTCCACTCCTTTCAATACGCCACCCAGGATATTCCCCCGGAACAACATAACTTTCTGGGGGTTAAAAATAACCGGCTGAGTGAAACCGCCTACCTGGGCTGCGAATTTTCTTCCTGCAGCAACAGCCTGCTCATACAAATCGGGCCCCTGACCGCGAAACAATTCCCGCAGTATCTGGCCAACACCCGTAATATCAAATTACTGAAGGAAATTTTATCGCTCTACGTCAACGAACCGTTTGGATTTTTTATTGAAGTGATTCTGGACAAAAGCAATTTTGAACCGGCCAGTTTATGTCATGGTTTTACCAATCAACTGGGCATTACGAGCTGGCTTGCTCCCATAGAAACCATAGAAAATTACACCGTACATTATTGGTTATAAGGCCGTATTTCAGGTTATGAACATATTGAAACCCCCTGCTCTCCAGGTTGTTGTTAACCCGTATTATTATGAACAACAGCATTTTTTATGCGTGACAGCCATGCTCATGTTTGATTTTAACGAGCGGAAATATCACATCGACACTACTGTTTTCTGGAAAACCATTCAGGATAATCTGGGCGATGACATTAAAATCGATAATTATTTACCCAAGGAATCCGGCTGTTTTTTCGCAAGCGGGTATTGTTACAGTTATGACAACGACACCAATCAAAGTCACGCTACCATTAAAATAGGAAATCACAGCAAAACGGTGATGGTATTTGGCGATCGCAGGCGGTTACGCAAAGACTTGTATCAGGCCACAACCAAAGCGGACTATTTTGACAAAATCGCCCTGGGTTACGAGAACAGCTTCGGGGGGCCAGGCTATCCTAACAATCCACTCGGCAAGGGCTACACCGAGAACGAGGCTGAAGAACTTCTCTTACCCAACACCGAACTGCCTAATAATGACCGGACACCGGCTCATTTTTTACCCGTGTATTATGATCCCCGTCTGGCCGAGTCGCTCACTCGGGATGACTTTCGCGCCGGACAGGATTGGCCGCACTATCGTCGTGATTTTAATGGCCAACGGCTGATGAACATTCCAGAAGACCAAGTGTTAAGTCGTTTTCTTCGGCGTGGTGAACCGTACGTCATCGAACATATGAATCCGACCGAAAGAATCATAACAGGGCGTCTGCCTGATGAGGTATTGCGTGGCTTTTACCGGAAATCCGCATCGAAAAAAATTGAGGAACTGCCCCTTGATTTCAGCAATATCTGGTTTTTCCCTCACGAGGAAAAAGGCTTGTCCGTATTCCATGGTTTGCTGCACGTTGAGAATTTTACCAGCGATCCTTTTGAATTTATACAATTTGAAATTGAACCGCAACCCACCCCTTACGATGGTGAACATTATCATCGGCAATGGATTGAGCGATACAGCAAATTGCCGGCCGTAGCTCAACCAGAGAAAACCGGCTTCGTTCACCGAAAAGAGGATCCGCCCGACTTTTCAGAGACAGAAAAACAATTTAAACAGGCGAGCGGTCTGAACGAGGAAGAACAATCGCCCGAAATCAGGACGTTTCTAAAACAGATGAAACAGGCCAGACCACAAGACATGGCTGATATCGTCAACGTGTACATGACGCACTCCCTAAACCGGATGGACAAAAAGGAACTCGATGCGATTGGCACGGTAAACCGCGAGCAACCCCCACCCAAACCCCGCGACCTTGAAGCGATTAAAAACGAAATCAAACAAATGAAGCTGCCCGATGAACAACAGGATATGATTTTTAAGGAAATGCAGGTCATTCAAAACAGTCAAAC contains these protein-coding regions:
- the tssC gene encoding type VI secretion system contractile sheath large subunit; this translates as MAGSKNAQPTNIVDDLFAVTNITSGEDKRYEIAKKGVIAFVDNMIENQRTDEKVTSSLVDDMIRQIDQKISEQIDEILHHEDFQKLESAWRSLKYLVDQTNYRENSRVDFIHVSKTELIDDFEDAPDITKSALYKIAYTSEYGQFGGKPYTSIIGNYYFGPNHRDMDLLKHIASVSAMAHAPFLSAASPEFFNLKNITGLPSLNDIEAIFENPYYAKWNSLRESEDARYIGLTLPRFMLRIPYGPDTRIVKKFNYNENTSGNHENYLWGNSAFAFAGCLAESFAKYRWCVNIIGPQGGGTVEDLPCHFYEALEGIQTKIPTEVLISERREYELANQGFIPLTMRKDSDNAVFFSANSIQKPKTFTDTEKNKEAELNYKLGTQFPYIFIIARLAHYLKVMQREKIGMHKERMDIERELNEWISGYVVDMENPVSEVRAKKPLRDAKVVVESVPGEPGWYKSTLTVRPHFKYMGAYFTLQLVGSLEKGE
- a CDS encoding type VI secretion system tube protein Hcp; the encoded protein is MAKDINDNFGTTPTLPDKDIVKSQYKCMAQITTEASGKINGDSQVVGYETWVELVNYEQRMSRDFDAQNTLIGTPKCEYFRLTTLWTSGGMVPLVQSLFTGEKVVMAEIHCLKAMAGKIEPALQITLENAIVLDNYILYSHVAGPLLCMDIRPKIYRVLDNTKKQEFAYDLTKLMKVG
- the tssE gene encoding type VI secretion system baseplate subunit TssE, with the protein product MRKERLLERVRYWSSHNEPHNKAEATTSLRESIRSHLENILTTRQGNALIDEQYGFSQKAELFEEFVMANQDELIAALTETVLYYEPRISKLDITNVEINPYSQQICCKMTGQLNASYEEDGFSFTTIISTHGKVTVRL
- the tssF gene encoding type VI secretion system baseplate subunit TssF, giving the protein MIKDYYQRELKKIKQLSKEFSLNNPTLAPLLREQNNDPDVERLLEGVAYLTSQIQLKMDRQLPDLIDELTELFFPQYLRPIPGSAILQFIPKKKLADRLLIKQNTEIASIPIDGTSCVFRTANDIIVEPVTINTIRYTETPQGNASIDIVCDLCGISLDNWSSNSLKFFINQPFNQACDTYYLLLHHLKEIVVSAESSPPLTLPPNMLQPCGFKDTDTLYPAKHTSNPAYQLIQEYLNQPKKFLFLELTGLKQWIHRSNTQQFTISLIINQVPSWFSDIQAQDFVLHAVPILNIFKHDAEPIYLNHKKFEYPIIPSGNNPNITIYEIKKITGYRQYAKQQIDYVHALDFDKHRKKNQYYTLHSRPSAVKDNKEWMLGFIYDFNDEIPSDETISVDLLCSNGNLASLLDIGDISRITDSSPENVTFSNITVPTSYIEPAFDDNRIWHFQSLLSLNFLKLMNKDNLIKIITLFLHEQGENRRINVSRLQGIVSIKPQSTRRLYRRSMIVGTKISMVCDPEYYGSPGDMYLFGCILNEFFAINAPFNTFTHFEMINVKTKEIWEWTPRLSNPDNI
- the tssG gene encoding type VI secretion system baseplate subunit TssG, whose product is MDTTIEQSRQHLINELIEKSSQFNFYQVVRLIRHLIAQNRESLTFRSPANMAHPAADIEQIQFDQNTFKLDATFLSLTTASSPLPDFYTESILQDLQNDSTAVQELMDIIHQRLYQLLFESWTNHSFLLQINEYNNATAIDALYSFMGLADHDIRHSFASADSLLKFICYLSSSHKSIRALSSLLSKYFKTTFTVHSFQYATQDIPPEQHNFLGVKNNRLSETAYLGCEFSSCSNSLLIQIGPLTAKQFPQYLANTRNIKLLKEILSLYVNEPFGFFIEVILDKSNFEPASLCHGFTNQLGITSWLAPIETIENYTVHYWL
- a CDS encoding DUF2169 family type VI secretion system accessory protein — protein: MNILKPPALQVVVNPYYYEQQHFLCVTAMLMFDFNERKYHIDTTVFWKTIQDNLGDDIKIDNYLPKESGCFFASGYCYSYDNDTNQSHATIKIGNHSKTVMVFGDRRRLRKDLYQATTKADYFDKIALGYENSFGGPGYPNNPLGKGYTENEAEELLLPNTELPNNDRTPAHFLPVYYDPRLAESLTRDDFRAGQDWPHYRRDFNGQRLMNIPEDQVLSRFLRRGEPYVIEHMNPTERIITGRLPDEVLRGFYRKSASKKIEELPLDFSNIWFFPHEEKGLSVFHGLLHVENFTSDPFEFIQFEIEPQPTPYDGEHYHRQWIERYSKLPAVAQPEKTGFVHRKEDPPDFSETEKQFKQASGLNEEEQSPEIRTFLKQMKQARPQDMADIVNVYMTHSLNRMDKKELDAIGTVNREQPPPKPRDLEAIKNEIKQMKLPDEQQDMIFKEMQVIQNSQTRLLSLQLASTRDPNHPRKATITREEVIDLHAKKIPIKDQCLAALDLSDLNLSGIQLSHCDLVQTNFNRSIVTDANLEHCFFEETSIDAADFSKSDLSYCILRSLNGTRTNLSKCRLEQASIEQCTFQDAFFLDIQSDHYTVFKTVFNNCYFNRLESASCSFVKSECIACDFSKSQLNLTTFVDCRFDKALLQQCHWQSCQFVNHRFINTTFKESSVTQTTHTNCEWQQVTIQDSDFSQNSFTKCVVKDCRFIKSNLNRFEAVNSQLDTIAIEHCDMTNSRFAQQSLIHNIHVTSCVLPESSLIQTELRHVDFKRCDLSRTQFNTCDITDMTLTQSLAREIRYVQCHIRSSTFERTDLLDAIIIQNQLSHCQFLDSNLFGANFNYCQKKNTITRRCIVKEVAIHEDHR